One Budorcas taxicolor isolate Tak-1 chromosome 13, Takin1.1, whole genome shotgun sequence DNA window includes the following coding sequences:
- the LOC128058090 gene encoding uncharacterized protein LOC128058090, whose protein sequence is MAVPPAPNRWGTGSVSESPGPSSILMQFDLQPTFLAPRVSHRRTALPRNPQRSLRPVLRTPLPPTGEETEARGVGEFRSAPSPGPLLVLSRFPALHVDLSALVFLTKGPRVTALPAGAVLERRVPGLTRPARGIAGRFVRSRCEPHPRCGARGPRSHPITSDSTVSSPEAACLLPDKYLRDLRDLGQYLSVICSVPGRCLVLSSCGTVAQQERTAQTHPSEVAWPITSWRMKERLLLASQPRERWRRVHCVQRCHGSCRVRSILDRTVLEAVLGLITGKQTEEGCCCVTTARPPSPVASAQYGRTWPHVTRSGAWLRPETLGPWDSQLETFSWLCPFPAGATGHSGPRRLVSFHLDQVLQWLPCPPLCSWCNF, encoded by the exons ATGGCAGTTCCGCCAGCACCCAACAGATGGGGGACAGGTTCTGTCTCCGAGTCGCCGGGACCGTCCAGCATCTTAATGCAGTTTGACCTGCAGCCGACATTCCTGGCGCCCCGGGTGAGTCACCGCAGGACCGCACTGCCCCGGAATCCCCAGAGGTCTCTAAGGCCGGTTCTCCGTACGCCCCTGCCCCCgacaggagaggaaactgaggcccgtgGGGTCGGGGAGTTCCGGTCAGCTCCAAGCCCAGGCCCCCTCTTGGTTCTGAGCCGGTTCCCTGCGCTGCATGTGGACCTCTCTGCACTCGTGTTCTTGACAAAGGGCCCTCGGGTCACCGCACTACCGGCCGGCGCCGTTTTGGAGCGTCGGGTCCCGGGCCTCACTCGCCCG GCCCGAGGTATCGCAGGGAGGTTCGTGCGGAGCCGGTGTGAACCGCACCCGCGCTGCGGCGCCAGAGGCCCCCGATCACATCCCATCACCTCCGACTCCACCGTTTCATCCCCTGAAGCCGCTTGTCTGTTGCCGGACAAATATCTTCGTGACCTTCGTGATCTCG GTCAGTATCTGAGTGTCATCTGCTCAGTACCTGGCAGGTGTCTGGTGCTCAGCAGCTGTGGAACAGTTGCCCAGCAGGAGAGGACAGCACAGACTCATCCCAGTGAGGTGGCGTGGCCCATCACGTCatggagaatgaaagaaagaCTGCTTTTGGCCAGCCAGCCCAGGGAGAGGTGGAG ACGAGTCCACTGTGTGCAGAGGTGTCATGGAAGCTGTCGTGTCAGGAGCATTCTAGACCGCACTGTCCTTGAG GCTGTTTTGGGTCTGATCACAGGCAAGCAGACTGAAGAGGGGTGTTGCTGCGTGACTACCGCCAGAcctccttctcctgttgcctcagCACAGTATGGAAGGACTTGGCCCCATGTGACCAGGTCAGGGGCCTGGCTAAGGCCTGAGACTCTGGGACCTTGGGATTCACAGCTGGAGACCTTCAGCTGGCTCTGCCCCTTCCCAGCGGGTGCCACAGGGCACAGCGGACCCAGAAGACTGGTTTCCTTCCATCTGGACCAGGTCCTCCAGTGGCTTCCATGTCCCCCTCTCTGTTCCTGGTGTAACTTTTAG